GTCTACACAACACCTTGGGACAACTATCTAATTTGGCGCGATGTATGGCACTATGGTCGCGATCGCGTGGTGGGTACGGTTGGTTATGTCCCCATCGAAGAGTATTTGTTCTTTGTACTACAGCCCATTCTTACAGGGCTATGGCTATATCGCCTGCTAGCTCATACGGGGGAACCAAGCGAACTAAAAATCACTCCCACAGCCAATGTAGCAGGTACAATCATTTGGGCAAGCCTGAGTCTCATGGGTGTATGGTTGCTTCAACGTGACTTCGGAGTCTATCTGGGGCTAATTTTGGTTTGGGCTGGCCCAATCTTAGCGTTGCAATGGCTGATCGGAGGAGCACAGCTTTGGGTTCGCAAACGCCTTTGGCTAACTGCCACTTTGCTTCCCACCTTATATCTGTGGGTCGCCGATCGCATTGCCATCGGTCAAGGCATTTGGAGCATATCAGAGACCTATACGACTGGGCTACACTTATTTGGGCTACCCATCGAAGAAGCCACTTTCTTCCTCGTCACTAACTTCTTAGTCGTGCAAGGGCTATTACTGTTCTTAGTATTTAGTAGTTCTAGTTCTAGCTCCGAACCCAAGGTGCCCAAGGTGGAACAGCAACAAACTGTCTAAAACTCAGTTTTATGTAGCGTACTTTTACTCCAATGGTAAATATTAATCTTCAGCCCGGTTATTGGGATTCTGCTTGGGGCCGAGAAACTACTTCAACTTGGCGACGCTACCCTGGATGTTTCGGTCGTATCTGTTGGGCCGTAGGACATTTTAACGAAGTTTTAGAAATTGGCTGTGGGGTTGGAATCCTCTCCCGGCAACTGGTCAACTTTAGTAACTCTGTTACAGGCATAGATATTTCTCCAGTAGCGATCGCCCAGTTGCCTCCAGAAGTCAATGTACGAGCTTCTATCACCTTATAGAAATGTATTCCTAGACGCTTTCGAGGATGAATTCTTAATTGCTGAGTCAAGAATCTTAGTCGTGCCGACTCTTTTGGCAGCTCTTTACACAGCTTAAATCTTAGAGTTAGCCCTAAAAGCGGTCTGGATTAAGGGCTTGTCCTGACCTTTAAGCCAATATCCACCTTAAAACTTATTTCCCTGTACGGAGAGAGATTAATAAATATTATGATAAGTTTGATTCATAGTTAAGTCATCTTAACTAGCAGTGATTGGCAACGTATTGACTATGTCTTGGTTGTTCTTAGCTCCTCTGGGAATTGCAGTAACTGCATTTTTCATCTACGAAAGATCCTGCGATGAAATCGCTATTCTATCAGCGGTCGCAGCAATCACAGGGGCACTTCTCAGTCTAATTTTTGCGCCCTGGCAATTGCAATTAGCTACATTGCTCCTGGGTTTGGCTCTTAGCCAACGCTTACTAAAAGCAGAACGATATTACTCTAATTCCCGCTCTCAGGTAGATCCGATGATGCCGATGATGTACAACGGTTCGGATCGTCAGAACCGCTTCAGATAACTGTTGGGTTCGCTAATTTGGGTTCGCCGATATAAAGGCGATCGCACTCTCCCAAGGTACGCTTTGATTTTGCAAGCAGCGTTGGAATAACGCTCTAACCCAATCTATCTCTGCTTTGGAGAGATAACCGCTGAGATAGTGGGCGTAAGTGGGTGTATCAGGTACGATCGCAAACCAACGTTCGATTAAAGCAGGTGAGATATACATTTCTGCGACAGTTTGAACTGTCTCGATTTGCGCGTGACATCCCGCTTGCTCAAACACGAGTTGTAGATCGGTGCTGTCCCAGTTCATCCGAGGATCGCTTGAGTCTTTGTAGATGGCTTCTTCTGCCACAATTAAGCGTTGATACAAGTCAGGCTCAACTTTGGCAGCATCTATTAATCGATATAGCCGCTGGGTTCGGCGCGAAACAGTTTCGGCTAGGGTAATTTTGCCCCCGGATTGTAAGAAAGGCATCCAGGTGCAAATCAGCGCCAATTTATCTCCTGCCGCCATTAAAACATTGCGACCCAGAATATGGTCAAACCGAATATCCGGTGCCTGAGCAGTTAATAAAGCTGGTAGTTGTTGCAGAGTGCCTTGCAGAAACCTAGGCCGCAGCAACTCTGGTAAAGCTTCTGCTTGAGCTTCTAGCCGTTCTACATCGGTAGAGGTTGGCATTTGTACATAAACACCACCTTCGGGGACTCGGCGCAGAGCTTCCCAAGTGAGTAAACCAATGCCGCCATTCAGTTCCAGAATTGTATGGTGCCGTTGGGGTTGGGCTAGGGCAAACAGGCGATCGCGGACCTGAGCCAAGCGTTCCCCACTTTGAGATAAGGTGCGTTGCAGCCAGCGTTCCTGAGCTTTATTGGTGGGGCTGTA
This region of Trichocoleus desertorum NBK24 genomic DNA includes:
- a CDS encoding lycopene cyclase domain-containing protein, yielding MTYSLFHLIFILPPILLLASQQPQPLAGVGGRKAGISLFLIAAVAFVYTTPWDNYLIWRDVWHYGRDRVVGTVGYVPIEEYLFFVLQPILTGLWLYRLLAHTGEPSELKITPTANVAGTIIWASLSLMGVWLLQRDFGVYLGLILVWAGPILALQWLIGGAQLWVRKRLWLTATLLPTLYLWVADRIAIGQGIWSISETYTTGLHLFGLPIEEATFFLVTNFLVVQGLLLFLVFSSSSSSSEPKVPKVEQQQTV
- a CDS encoding bifunctional 2-polyprenyl-6-hydroxyphenol methylase/3-demethylubiquinol 3-O-methyltransferase UbiG: MVNINLQPGYWDSAWGRETTSTWRRYPGCFGRICWAVGHFNEVLEIGCGVGILSRQLVNFSNSVTGIDISPVAIAQLPPEVNVRASITL